The Rhizoctonia solani chromosome 4, complete sequence genome contains a region encoding:
- a CDS encoding ion transport domain-containing protein, with amino-acid sequence MTQSEAGPSTAPDIPLREMGGSPSNGTVSEQFVVEQERRTRRRRHPSGDIHIRPEDLDTNATRIQMSSSERVWFGIETALVALFTLEYGARCFAHSETWSQLWSWATSFFPILDLIAILPFYLLLILKFDMTAIFRFSILRVFRLLRVFRPFRYSNTILLTIEVMFLAVKRSRDALFALGFFVMTTLVVFSTLIYFAERGTWDTTLEAFVNSDGDPTQFDSIPAAAWFVLVTITTVGYGDIIPRSFLGRLLSVPLLLFGLLLIALPSFVLGREFAAVWEYMGGNVLQGNDEAVAEARRHLNDTPLLSRTPLSRARSASYVPLDDEVNISPNTSERRKDLTNLKLAQNQQALSKQIDQLAELIRIQAEELKMVKELLAKSSIDTLGG; translated from the exons ATGACTCAATCAGAAGCAGGGCCTTCCACAGCTCCTGACATACCCCTCAGGGAAATGGGAGGCTCACCGTCCAATGGCACTGTATCTGAACAATTTGTAGTAGAACAAGAGCGGAGAACTCGAAGGCGGAGACATCCTAGTGGTGATATACATATCCG CCCTGAGGACCTAGATACGAATGCGACTCGCATTCAAAT GTCATCTAGCGAACGAG TCTGGTTTGGTATCGAAACTGCTCTGGTTGCGTTATTTACGCTTGAATATGGAGCTCGCTGCTTCGCACATTCTGAGACTTGGTCACAGCTCTGGAGTTGGGCCACCAGTTTCTTTCCTATCCTCGACCTAATCGCCATACTACCCTTTTATCTTTTGCTCATACTGAAATTCGATATG ACAGCCATCTTTCGATTCTCGATCTTAAGGGTATTTCG GCTTTTGCGAGTGTTTCGACCATTTCGATACAGCAATACCATTCTGCT TACGATCGAGGTCATGTTCCTAGCAGTCAAAAGATCAAGAGACGCTCTATTTGCATTGGGATTCTTCGTAATGACAACGTTGGTGGTATTTTCAACCCTGAT TTACTTCGCTGAGCGTGGAACTTGGGATACAACACTCGAGGCGTTTGTTAATTCAGATGGTGATCCCACTCAGTTCGAT TCCATTCCGGCGGCAGCCTG GTTTGTGCTCGTTA CTATTACCACTGTGGGTTATGGAGACATTATACCCCGATCCTTCTTGGGCCGTTTATTATCAGTTCCTTTGTTACTATTTGGTCTCTTGCTTATTGCTCTCCCGAGCTTCGTCTTGGGTCGCGAATTTGCTGCTGTCTGGGAGTATATGGGTGGGAATGTG CTTCAGGGTAATGATGAAGCGGTGGCTGAAGCAAGGCGACACCTGAATGATACTCCCCTGCTCAGTCGAACGCCGCTTTCTAGAGCAAGGTCCGCTAGTTATGTGCCATTAGATGATGAAGTCAACATCTCGCCTAACACGAGCGAGAGGAGGAAGGATTTAACGAACCTAAAGTTGGCTCAAAATCAGCAAGCATTGAGCAAACAGATCGACCAGCTGGCCGAACTTATAAGGATACAGGCAGAGGAGCTGAAAATGGTCAAAGAACTTCTCGCAAAAAGCTCTATTGATACATTGGGTGGATAG
- a CDS encoding kelch repeat-containing protein 3, whose amino-acid sequence MAKAKAGKAAAKAAKKAKANEKQAKRETKVAKKAKGKEEGGDDLEAILEQMRQDWEKAHKVTEEISTGPPSRRANSTLTACPSGNYLWCIGGEYFSEDGKAHFYNDVYRYSPDKNEWRLYTSPTSPSPRSAHAVASSPASGGQLFLFGGEFSSLNQTTFHHYRDFWVFSIETKSWERIETKTSPSARSGHRMAMWKHYILLFGGFNDPGIKTKYFDDLWLFDTQLYTWKQIEFGPTAKRPSARSGFSFIPTAEGVILHGGYVKEYVKGKRVEGKALEDTWLLQMNAEDPLKPKWEKRKKVGYAPTPRSGCTMALWASRSTGVMFGGVYDEDTSEETMESVFYQDMYGYQMTGNGRWISLTLRKQKQKGKKPQIAQQKPQKDGSDTDMDETDQPQSAPKVATPGTPTEPEQTIPLPRYNALLAVLRNTLYIYGGIFERGSREYTLDDFYCLQLDKLDRFVCLKPCDVVFAENDDSSSDDSDDSEGDSDGSDGDEDEDEYGSEGEERGSVRNEKENRKEVTPMETDDKPEPEKEPEVDENDDAEDAEVDELTKQAQTFLGVSKDTTRSAEEAISTPLPGETLAMFYARSREYWAQKAHENSDNRGKLLRRDGFALAEERYGQSLHTNNSDTILNIVNTITETYRPVLKEVERILEEAGLDAEEIKRVGTGGGTSSGSRNRR is encoded by the exons ATGGCCAAGGCTAAAGCAGGTAAAGCGGCTGCCAAG GCTGCGAAGAAAGCCAAGGCGAATGAGAAACAAGCAAAACGAGAAACCAAAGTAGCCAAAAAGGCCAAAGGAAAGGAGGAGGGGGGTGATGACTTGGAAGCTATACTCGAACAG ATGAGACAAGATTGGGAAAAG GCCCACAAAGTTACCGAAGAGATCAGCACTGGACCACCTTCCCGAAGGGCAAACTCTACACTCACGG CTTGTCCGAGCGGAAATTATTTGTGGTGCATTGGCGGGGAATACTTCAGCGAAGATGGAAAAGCT CATTTCTACAACGATGTTTATCG TTATTCCCCAGACAAGAATGAATGGCGCCTGTATACCTCGCCTACATCCCCATCACCCCGTTCCGCGCACGCAGTTGCCTCAAGCCCAGCCAGCGGAGGACAGCTGTTTTTATTCG GTGGCGAATTTAGCTCGTTAAACCAGACCACCTTCCATCAC TACCGGGACTTTTGGGTATTTTCTATTGAGACAAAATCGTGGGAAAGAATAGAGACCAAA ACAAGCCCGAGCGCTCGCTCCGGGCACAGGATGGCAATGTGGAAACATTACATCTTGCTTTTTGGTGGATTTAATGATCCAGGAATCAAAA CCAAATACTTTGATGATCTTTGGTTATTTGACACCCAGCTATATACCTGGAAGCAGATTGAATTTGGACCTACTGCTAAGAGGCCATC TGCAAGGAGTGGATTTTCCTTTATCCCGACTGCGGAGGGTGTGATACTGCATGGAGGCTACGTCAAAGAGTATGTCAAGGGAAAACGGGTCGAGGGCAAAGCGCTAGAGGACACCTGGCTTCTGCA AATGAATGCAGAAGATCCACTGAAACCAAAATGGGAG AAACGCAAGAAGGTTGGATATGCACCAACGCCTCGATCTGGATGCACGATGGCACTCTGGGCCTCCAGATCAACAGGGGTCATGTTTGGGGGTGTCTATGACGAAGACACGAGCGAAGAAACCATGGAATCTGTCTTCTATCAAGACAT GTACGGGTACCAAATGACAGGAAATGGGCGCTGGATCTCCCTGACTCTGCGAAAGCAAAAACAAAAGGGGAAGAAGCCGCAAATAGCTCAGCAGAAACCGCAAAAGGATGGAAGTGACACAGACATGGATGAAACAGATCAG CCACAGTCTGCTCCCAAAGTAGCAACCCCGGGCACTCCGACAGAACCTGAGCAGACAATACCCTTGCCGAGGTACAACGCCCTCTTAGCCGTACTTCGCAATACCCTCTATAT ATACGGAGGAATTTTCGAGCGTGGCTCCCGCGAATACACCCTGGATGATTTTTATTGCCTCCAATTAGACAAGCTCGATCGGTTTGTCTGTCTGAAGCCATGCGATGTTGTTTTTGCGGAGAATGACGACAGCTCCTCTGATGACTCAGATGACTCGGAGGGAGATAGTGATGGTAGTGAtggagatgaagatgaagatgagtATGGAAGCGAGGGTGAAGAAAGAGGGTCCGTTCGTAATGAAAAGGAAAATCGAAAAGAGGTTACACCCATGGAGACTGACGACAAGCCAGAGCCAGAGAAAGAGCCAGAAGTTGACGAGAATGATGATGCTGAGGATGCTGAGGTT GATGAGCTGACAAAACAAGCTCAAACATTTCTGGGGGTTTCCAAAGATACGACTCGATCTGCGGAAGAGGCTATTTCTACCCCTCTTCCAGGGGAGACTCTGGCCATGTTCTATGCGCGCTCCC GCGAGTACTGGGCGCAGAAAGCACATGAAAATAGCGACAATCGTGGCAAATTGTTGAGGCGGGATGGATTTGCTCTTGCTGAAGAAAGATATGGTCAGTCGCTCCATACAAATAACTCTGATACAATCCTCAATATTGTCAATACTATCACAGAGACATACAGGCCAGTGCTAAAAGAAGTAGAAAGAATTCTGGAGGAGGCAGGATTAGATGCAGAGGAAATCAAACGTGTGGGTACAGGAGGTGGAACGAGCAGTGGGAGCCGCAACCGACGGTAA
- a CDS encoding oxidoreductase HTATIP2, protein MSGQTALLIGATGATGRHVLRELLKDPQFTRVGEFGRRSLPESELHGVDTSKLQRKVVDFEKLDEKEWKEGRWDVVLYHVGVSFTSYPASAPAYRYENSLGTTRNQAGSAEAFEKIDREYVINAAKAAKSTDPSHQRLVYLSSGGANASSSFLYTRSKGLTERGLASLGYSDFIEGHTARLPFE, encoded by the exons ATGTCCG GACAAACCGCACTCCTCATCGGTGCCACAGGCGCGACCGGGCGACATGTTCTCAGAGAGCTGCTAAAGGATCCTCAATTTACCCGTGTCGGAGAATTTGGCCGCCGTTCTTTGCCCGAGTCCGAGCTCCATGGTGTCGATACATCCAAACTCCAACGCAAGGTAGTCGATTTCGAGAAACTAGACGAgaaggaatggaaggagggtCGCTGGGACGTTGTTTTATATCACGTTGGTGTCTCTTTTACGTCTTATCCTGCCTCAGCACCAGCTTATCGATATGAGAATAGTTTAGGCACGACCAGAAACCAAGCCGGAAGTGCTGAAGCATTTGAAAAGATCGACAGAGA ATATGTTATCAATGCTGCAAAAGCTGCAAAATCTACTGACCCAAGCCACCAACGCCTCGTGTACTTATCG TCGGGCGGCGCaaacgcttcttcctctttcctTTATACCAGGAGCAAGGGGCTTACCGAGCGCGGTTTGGCCTCGTTGGGTTATA GTGACTTTATTGAAGGCCACACCGCTCGGCTGCCCTTTGAATAA
- a CDS encoding cell wall glycoside hydrolase YteR: MYLKPWCPCELLSPWLFGEHRASAPIGVRKGYLPKKNYVKTATRAYEYLAKTFVVPETNGTLSWNGTVSVGSLGSNGTFYYVSVAEQQNDLKGLAPFILASLEYEAL, encoded by the exons ATGTATCTCAAGCCTTGGTGCCCTTGCGAACTTCTTTCGCCTTGGCTTTTCGGAGAGCATCGCGCTTCTGCTCCAATTGGTGTGCGCAAGGGATACTTGCCCAAGAAGAACTACGTCAAGACTGCGACCAGGGCGTACGAATACTTGGCCAAGACTTTTGTTGTTCCTGAGACCAACGG CACTTTGTCCTGGAACGGAACCGTCTCTGTCGGCTCCCTCGGCTCTAACGGGACCTTT TACTACGTTTCGGTTGCCGAACAACAAAACGACCTCAAGGGCCTTGCACCATTTATTCTTGCCAGTCTCGAATACGAGGCACTCTAA
- a CDS encoding pescadillo domain protein: MAKLKQRGKSGAAKAYITRSSAIKKLQCSLADFRRLCILKGIFPREPRHRKRANKGSSAPTTFYYAKDIAYLTHEPILRKLREHKAFAKKLARALGRGEWSSAKSLEENKPIYTLDHIVKERVYPTFIDALRDIDDALCLIHLFAALPTSPQIPTALISNCTRLSAEWQLYVMRTHALRKVFLSIKGIYFQAEVMGQTITWLVPYQFTQPIPADVDARVMLTFVELYQTLLGFVFFKLYSDVSLVYPPHSSGQGRSRAGVGAFTLEDIVSDQTTSPSVPTVKKVEVDGKTVTNKDVKRAIMDINATPLPPQPITSFSKADADTAPTDVDILPDDFVVQPSKSADGQGAPLLTMRDIAVLPSATSPLLFSSLNIFLSRETPRPLLEFVVRAFGGRVGWPATLGAGSPFDENDPSITHVIVDRPLNSDLASAGRRKYVQPQWVIDSINAGRLLVEDTYAQGKILPPHLSPFGEGSSTYVPDANGAEPTDEDLAAGSGESDGEEEEQEDEKMAEVETPVPEDSVTRPALAAAAAAPEDPALRRAAEIEAERAGAEYATFEADLKKAIKKTKKVAEPVIEDNEIEMNKMLMSNKQRKLYERMKHGEKKRALEASFHIESCRLLKSKLEQKRDALRKAKAKEVRKGTKA, encoded by the exons ATGGCTAAGCTCAAGCAAAGAGGTAAATCCGGTGCGGCCAAAGCTTATATCACTCGGTCTTCTGCTATAAAGAAACTACAATGCTCTCTTGCTGATTTCCGAAGACTATGTATCCTAAAAG GCATATTTCCTCGGGAGCCCAGACATCGTAAACGAGCGAACAAGGGATCTTCGGCCCCCACTACGTTCTACTATGCAAAAGACATAGCGTACCTGACACACGAGCCTATCCTTCGCAAACTGCGTGAGCATAAAGCATTTGCGAAGAAACTGGCTCGAGCACTCGGTCGCGGAGAGTGGAGTAGTGCGAAGAGCTTGGAAGAGAACAAGCCTATATACACATTGGATCATATTGTGAAGGAAAGGGT ATATCCTACCTTCATCGATGCACTGAGAGATATCGACGACGCCCTCTGCTTAATTCACTTGTTTGCTGCATTACCTACCTCGCCACAAATACCCACCGCCCTTATTTCCAACTGCACGAGACTGTCGGCGGAGTGGCAGCTCTATGTGATGAGAACACATGCTCTTCGAAAGGTCTTCCTCTCCATAAAGGGCATTTATTTTCAAGCGGAAGTAATGGGACAGACTATTACGTGGCTTGTTCCCTATCAGTTTACACAACCA ATACCCGCAGATGTAGATGCGCGAGTGATGCTAACGTTTGTTGAACTATACCAAACGTTGCTTGGATTTGTGTTCTTTAAGCTCTACTCCGACGTTTCTCTGGTATACCCCCCCCACTCATCTGGACAAGGACGAAGCAGGGCTGGTGTCGGTGCATTTACATTGGAAGATATTGTTTCAGATCAAACGACATCCCCTTCTGTTCCTACAGTTAAAAAGGTCGAAGTGGATGGCAAGACGGTGACAAACAAGGACGTCAAACGTGCTATTATGGACATCAATGCAACACCTCTCCCGCCCCAGCCGATTACTTCCTTTTCAAAGGCCGACGCCGACACCGCACCAACCGATGTAGATATATTGCCAGACGATTTTGTTGTCCAGCCATCTAAATCTGCCGACGGTCAAGGAGCACCACTTCTTACTATGCGCGACATTGCTGTTCTTCCCTCTGCAACATCTCCACTTTTATTCTCCTCTCTTAATATCTTTCTCTCCCGCGAGACTCCACGGCCATTGCTGGAGTTCGTAGTTCGTGCCTTTGGTGGTCGTGTGGGATGGCCCGCAACCTTGGGCGCAGGATCACCCTTCGACGAGAACGACCCTTCAATCACCCATGTCATAGTCGACCGACCGCTAAACAGTGATCTAGCCTCTGCCGGTCGACGCAAATACGTTCAGCCACAGTGGGTCATTGATTCGATCAACGCCGGCCGGTTGCTGGTAGAAGATACCTACGCTCAGGGAAAAATTCTCCCGCCTCATTTGAGTCCATTTGGCGAGGGCTCGAGCACATACGTACCCGATGCGAATGGAGCGGAGCCAACGGACGAAGATTTGGCTGCTGGATCTGGGGAAAGTgacggggaagaagaagaacaagaggATGAGAAAATGGCTGAAGTCGAAACCCCCGTTCCTGAAGATTCGGTCACTCGACCTGCACTTGCTGCGGCCGCTGCTGCCCCCGAAGACCCGGCTCTTCGCCGTGCTGCAGAGATCGAAGCCGAACGAGCAGGTGCCGAATATGCAACATTTGAAGCAGATCTGAAGAAGGCAATCAAGAAAACCAAGAAGGTCGCTGAACCGGTTATTGAGGACAACGAAATCGAAATGAACAAGATGTTGATGAGCAACAAGCAGAGGAAGCTGTACGAACGCATGAAACATGGGGAGAAGAAGCGTGCGTTGGAGGCAAGTTTTCACATCGAATCTTGCCGATTGTTG AAATCGAAATTGGAGCAGAAGCGCGATGCTCTCCGAAAAGCCAAGGCGAAAGAAGTTCGCAAGGGCACCAAGGCTTGA
- a CDS encoding ARM domain-containing protein, translating to MLKGMVETTEEWPPNEDDEDENECEEDKIQTRPIAVKEFIFATKPDLFEHLIGLSDDQSESADEDASLVPLIERLLVLSFREDLDDDPVSRAWGSVARYPIAELFYPDLEAQASHEAMSKAFAAKIKSFNVLTPELKADEMDEDLRNEQRALINGLHNSTPIQTSSGQVPLSFLEAPCYAADNGIEDLEEAVGYSRKYVPFFLSAIVPSASESILNAVGEALAVGLIDLADSYAMEYLLPNKSRRLSS from the exons ATGCTCAAGGGGATGGTTG AGACTACTGAAGAATGGCCACCGAAtgaagacgatgaagacgaaaATGAATGCGAAGAGGACAAAATTCAAACCAGGCCCATAGCTGTGAAAGAGTTCATATTTGCGACAAAACCGGATTTATTCGAACACCTGATAGGGCTCTCAGATGACCAAAGTGAAAGTGCCGATGAAGAC GCCTCCCTCGTGCCATTAATTGAACGACTCCTTGTGCTTTCATTCCGAGAGGATTTGGATGACGACCCAGTTAGTCGTGCATGGGGATCAGTGGCGAGGTACCCTATCGCAGAATTGTTTTACCCCGATCTCGAAGCTCAGGCTTCACACGAAGCAATGTCAAAGGCCTTTGCAGCAAAAATCAAGTCATTTAATGTTCTAACCCCGGAGCTAAAGGCCGACGAAATGGACGAAGATCTTAGGAACGAGCAAAGAGCACTTATCAATGGCTTGCACAAT TCAACGCCGATACAAACGAGTTCGGGCCAGGTGCCCCTGTCGTTCTTGGAAGCTCCTTGCTATGCTGCGGACAACGGTATTGAAGATTTAGAGGAGGCAGTCGGTTATTCCAGGAAGTATGTTCCATTCTTCCTATCTGCGATTGTGCCCAGTGCGAGCGAGAGTATTCTAAATGCCGTTGGGGAAGCACTTGCTGTCGGATTGATCGACCTGGCCGACAGCTACGCGATGGAATATCTACTCCCGAACAAGTCGAGAAGATTGTCCAGCTAG
- a CDS encoding rare lipoprotein A-like double-psi beta-barrel protein, which produces MSLTNWPTGDMRPAYTSLSFRLAELVGPHPWKAFRRRLSATMLLPAVASVESINAVVHPKQPLLDCPSQLRPHRLHQLALLHHPPPQSQPTTSKAEPTTSKAEPTTSKAEPTTSEAEPTTTTPRPTPAATNDDDSGSSSGATYTGEATFYDPALGSCGINSTNKDLICAVSHCCMTDLKATLVVTRTATLFVEGRSSDLRR; this is translated from the exons ATGTCTCTGACCAACTGGCCCACCGGCGACATGCGGCCAGCGTACACGAGTCTGTCGTTCAGGCTCGCGGAGCTCGTCGGGCCACACCCATGGAAGGCGTTCCGGAGGCGATTAAGCGCGACGATGCTGCTCCCCGCCGTCGCAAGCGTGGAATCAATCAACGCCGTTGTGCA CCCAAAACAACCTCTACTGGATTGCCCGAGCCAGCTTCGACCACATCGACTACACCAACTAGCTCTGCTGCACCATCCACCACCCCAAAGCCAGCCAACCACATCTAAAGCTGAACCAACTACGTCCAAAGCTGAGCCAACCACTTCCAAAGCTGAGCCAACCACGTCCGAGGCCGAGCCAACCACCACAACCCCAAGGCCAA CGCCTGCCGCCACCAACGATGATGACAGCGGCTCGTCTTCCGGAGCTACCTACACCGGGGAAGCGACATTCTATGATCCCGCTCTTGGGTCGTGTGGAATCAATAGCACAAACAAGGACCTCATTTGTGCCGTGTCCCACTGTTGTATGACGGATTTGAAGGCTACACTGGTAGTGACCCGAACA GCAACCCTATTTGTGGAAGGAAGATCAAGCGACCTACGGAGGTAA
- a CDS encoding ARM domain-containing protein, with amino-acid sequence MTTQIEQLPFAMQLFRESDDVYPGVGKVLQDGDESAKSLVLLDLDNLLFLSNVSKLRAYRYALDTLRHLLDNFPEGVQAAIDVGAVPILEPRRNPDNLFDRVGDVLGIIESHKDTR; translated from the exons ATGACAACGCAGATCGAGCAACTCCCCTTTGCGATGCAGCTGTTCAGGGAATCAGACGACGTTTACCCCGGCGTTGGTAAAGTTCTTCAAGACGGAGACGAATCGGCCAAGTCGCTTGTTCTACTTGACCTGGATAACTTGCTCTTCCTTTCGAACGTCTCCAAACTTCG TGCATATCGCTATGCCCTCGACACATTACGGCACTTGCTCGATAACTTCCCCGAGGGTGTTCAAGCCGCTATCGATGTGGGAGCAGTTCCCATTCTCGAGCCCAGGCGCAATCCGGACAACTTGTTCGACCGTGTAGGAGATGTTCTCGGGATTATCGAAAGCCATAAAGACACTCGATGA
- a CDS encoding cell wall glycoside hydrolase YteR — translation MRTTFATVALAAAAVSAAELPLSQRLADSAMSRQQGALPNVRYETGVFQRALEAIYAKTKVAKYRDYHLKQVDSMISANGTVTGYNFTLYSLDPIRTGESILYAYEQTNQTKYKVALDTFRRQLDAQPRTPAGAFWHRIVFDLVEQNLRVSPNSFPNNSANGLLYHGYDAGLTAVWAQPPTGRCIEVWNRAVGWYAMALVDVLDHFPQKHAGYKKIRGYLERLAPYIVDSADPVTGNWWLVMGYPNRARNYIESSGSAMFVYSLLRGVRKGYLPKKNYVKTATRAYEYLAKTFVVPETNGTLSWNGTVSVGSLGSNGTFDYYVSVAEQQNDLKGLAPFILASLEYEAL, via the exons ATGCGCACGACTTTTGCTACTGTTGCTctggctgctgctgctgtgtCGGCTGCCGAGCTCCCGCTCTCTCAGCGCCTCGCCGATTCGGCCATGTCTCGCCAACAAGGAGCCCTGCCTAACGTTCGTTATGAGACCGGAGTTTTCCAACGCGCCTTGGAG GCCATATATGCAAAGACTAAGGTGGCCAAGTATCGTGATTACCACCTCAAACAGGTTGATTCCATGATCTCAGCCAACGGAACTGTTACTGGCTACAATTTCACACTTTACAGTTTG GATCCCATCCGAACTGGTGAATCGATCTTATATGC CTACGAGCAAACAAACCAGACCAAGTACAAGGTCGCTTTGGATACATTCCGTAGGCAACTCGATGCGCAGCCCCGTACCCCGGCCGGCGCATTCTGGCACCGTATCGTT TTCGATCTTGTTGAGCAGAACCTACGAGTATCCCCCAACTCGTTCCCCAACAACTCCGCCAACGGGCTCCTCTACCACGGCTACGATGCCGGTCTGACGGCGGTATGGGCGCAACCTCCCACTGGTCGCTGCATCGAAGTCTGGAACCGTGCTGTTGGGTGGTATGCCATGGCTCTCGTCGATGTTCTCGACCACTTCCCCCAGAAGCATGCGGGATACAAGAAGATTAGGGGATACCTCGAGCGCCTTGCCCCCTACATTGTCGACTCCGCCGACCCCGTCACCGGCAACTGGTGGTTGGTCATGGGATACCCTAACCGTGCGCGCAACTACATTGAGAGCAGCGGTAGCGCTATGTTCGTCTACTCCTTGCTCAGGGGTGTGCGCAAGGGATACTTGCCCAAGAAGAACTACGTCAAGACTGCGACCAGGGCGTACGAATACTTGGCCAAGACTTTTGTTGTTCCTGAGACCAACGG CACTTTGTCCTGGAACGGAACCGTCTCTGTCGGCTCCCTCGGCTCTAACGGGACCTTTGAT TACTACGTTTCGGTTGCCGAACAACAAAACGACCTCAAGGGCCTTGCACCATTTATTCTTGCCAGTCTCGAATACGAGGCACTCTAA